From a single Solanum dulcamara chromosome 4, daSolDulc1.2, whole genome shotgun sequence genomic region:
- the LOC129885533 gene encoding polyadenylate-binding protein RBP47, translating to MNGGDMNQQQQQQQQQQQQQQWVAMQQYQQQWMAMQYPAAAMAMQQQMMYGQQYMPYYHQQQQHQQKMQQPPTQIQNSSEDNKTIWIGDLQQWMDENYLHSCFSQAGEVISVKIIRNKQTGQSERYGFVEFNTHEAAEKVLQSYNGTMMPNAEQPFRLNWAAFSAGEKRAETGSDFSIFVGDLASDVTDTMLRDTFASRYPSVKGAKVVVDANTGHSKGYGFVRFGDESERSRAMTEMNGIYCSSRPMRVGVATPKKPSAQQQFSSQAVILSGGYASNGAATHGSQSDGDSSNTTIFVGGLDSDVTDEELRQSFNQFGEVISVKIPAGKGCGFVQFSDRSSAQDAIQKLSGAVIGKQAVRLSWGRSPANKQMRTDSGNQWNEGGYYGRQNYGGYGYGASQNQDSGMYAAGAASNGYGNQQPVS from the exons ATGAACGGTGGAGATATGAatcagcaacagcaacaacaacagcagcagcagcagcagcagcagtggGTGGCGATGCAGCAGTATCAACAGCAATGGATGGCGATGCAGTATCCAGCAGCAGCAATGGCGATGCAGCAACAAATGATGTATGGTCAGCAATACATGCCTTACTACCATCAACAGCAACAGCATCAGCAGAAGATGCAGCAGCCGCCGACTCAGATTCAGAACTCATCTGAAGATAACAAAACGATCTGGATTGGTGATCTTCAACAGTGGATGGATGAAAATTATCTTCATTCTTGCTTTTCTCAGGCTGGAGAG GTTATTTCTGTGAAAATTATCCGAAACAAGCAAACTGGTCAATCAGAGCGTTACGGATTTGTTGAGTTCAATACTCACGAAGCAGCTGAAAAAGTGCTACAGAGCTACAATGGCACAATGATGCCAAATGCCGAGCAACCTTTCCGCTTAAATTGGGCAGCCTTTAGTGCTGGTGAAAAGCGTGCAGAAACTGGTTCTGATTTCTCAATTTTCGTAGGAGATTTGGCTTCTGATGTTACTGACACAATGTTACGTGACACATTCGCTAGTAGATATCCATCTGTTAAAGGTGCAAAAGTAGTAGTAGATGCAAACACAGGCCACTCAAAAGGCTATGGCTTTGTAAGGTTTGGTGATGAAAGTGAGAGGTCTCGAGCCATGACTGAAATGAATGGTATATATTGTTCGAGCAGGCCCATGCGTGTTGGTGTTGCTACCCCAAAGAAACCATCAGCACAGCAACAATTTTCTTCTCAGG CTGTGATATTATCTGGTGGATATGCATCAAATGGTGCTGCAACCCATGGATCCCAGTCTGATGGTGATTCATCAAACACGACA ATTTTTGTTGGAGGACTTGATTCTGATGTCACTGATGAGGAACTGAGGCAGTCCTTTAATCAGTTTGGGGAAGTGATCTCTGTGAAAATACCTGCCGGAAAAGGATGTGGTTTTGTACAATTTTCTGACAG GAGCTCTGCTCAGGATGCGATACAAAAGTTAAGTGGAGCTGTAATTGGCAAGCAGGCAGTTCGTCTTTCCTGGGGGCGAAGTCCAGCAAACAAGCAG ATGAGAACTGATTCTGGTAATCAGTGGAATGAGGGAGGCTATTATGGAAGGCAAAATTATGGAGGATATGGATATGGTGCATCACAAAATCAGGATTCTGGCATGTATGCTGCTGGAGCAGCCTCTAATGGCTACGGAAATCAGCAGCCTGTTAGCTGA
- the LOC129885534 gene encoding uncharacterized protein LOC129885534 gives MADYFCFFTKDTFIIKPPKKSPLLLRMVVLLFAMICGIYICSICLKQIGSRSSGPLATVHVVERPCETTNVDPSEKPYIHFPKPKTFSRAECACNPVRFFAILSTQRSGSGWFETLLNSHMNISSNGEIFSVKVRKSNASTILETLDKLYDLDFLTSSSKNECTTAVGLKWMLNQGLLQHHEEIVEYFKRRGVSVIFLFRRNLLRRMVSMLANSYDQNAKLLNGTHKSHVHSPKEAEILASYKPTIKTTTLIANLKQIQSMAANALEYFKSTRHMILFYEDIIKNQTMVNDVQDFLKVPRMNLHSRQVKIHKAPLSLQVENWSDVEKALKGTPYESFLHADYKI, from the exons ATGGCTGACTATTTCTGtttcttcaccaag GATACTTTCATCATAAAGCCACCAAAGAAATCTCCACTGCTGCTGAGAATGGTGGTCTTACTTTTTGCAATGATATGTGGAATTTATATATGTTCAATTTGTCTGAAACAAATTGGTTCGCGTTCCAGTGGACCGCTTGCGACTGTTCATGTTGTTGAAAGGCCATGTGAGACGACTAATGTTGACCCTTCGGAAAAACCTTACATACACTTCCCCAAGCCAAAAACTTTTAGCCG GGCTGAGTGTGCTTGCAATCCTGTAAGATTTTTTGCAATTTTGTCAACTCAGAGGTCTGGCAGTGGATGGTTTGAAACATTGTTGAACAGCCATATGAATATAAGCTCTAATGGGGAGATCTTTTCTGTTAAAGTCCGTAAAAGTAATGCATCAACAATTTTGGAAACATTGGACAAACTCTATGATCTAGACTTTTTGACCAGCTCTTCCAAGAATGAATGTACAACTGCAGTTGGTCTGAAGTGGATGCTTAATCAG GGTCTATTGCAGCACCATGAGGAAATTGTTGAGTACTTCAAACGGAGAGGAGTTTCTGTAATTTTTCTTTTCAGAAGAAATCTTTTGCGCAGAATGGTTTCAATGCTAGCAAATTCCTATGATCAGAATGCTAAGTTGTTAAACGGAACCCACAAGTCTCATGTACATTCTCCCAAGGAG GCTGAGATTCTTGCAAGTTACAAGCCTACAATAAAAACAACTACGCTGATCGCTAACCTAAAGCAAATACAAAGCATGGCTGCTAATGCTTTGGAGTACTTCAAAAGCACTCGGCATATGATCTTGTTCTATGAGGACATAATAAAAAATCAGACT ATGGTGAATGATGTGCAAGATTTCCTGAAAGTTCCAAGAATGAATCTCCATAGTCGTCAAGTGAAGATACACAAGGCGCCACTGTCTTTGCAAGTTGAAAATTGGAGTGATGTTGAAAAGGCACTAAAGGGAACACCTTATGAAAGCTTCTTACACGCAGATTACAAAATATGA
- the LOC129885535 gene encoding probable carboxylesterase 13: MAPNTKEVAVDMTPFFVLHKDGSINRLRPADDAPLCDDPQAPVRSKDVVIQPETGVSVRIFLPKITDPKQKIPVVIYIHGGAFCMGSARSSAFHHFISSLVEKANFIAVSVDYRLAPENPFATTYDDSWGAFQWVISHANGKGSDSWLNNHADFTKLFVGGESAGANIANDLVVRAGVTNLDSKIKILGLYLVHPYFGIENDPLYKALNPTITGGCFEDPRVNPLIDPRLKSMACKKVLFFLAEKDSLKKGAMNYYEGLKKSEWNGEIEIMETKDEGHCFHFFNPKSEKAAALVNKLVDFLKQE; encoded by the coding sequence ATGGCTCCCAATACAAAGGAAGTAGCAGTTGATATGACCCCCTTTTTCGTCCTCCACAAAGATGGCAGCATCAACAGACTCCGTCCAGCAGATGATGCTCCACTTTGTGACGATCCACAAGCTCCTGTCCGATCCAAGGATGTCGTAATTCAGCCGGAAACAGGGGTTTCCGTACGTATATTTCTTCCTAAAATCACCGACCCGAAACAGAAAATCCCCGTCGTGATTTACATTCACGGCGGGGCGTTCTGTATGGGATCAGCTCGTTCCTCCGCATTCCACCATTTTATTAGCTCGTTAGTCGAAAAGGCGAATTTTATTGCTGTTTCTGTCGATTACAGACTTGCCCCGGAAAACCCTTTTGCCACTACCTACGATGATTCGTGGGGAGCATTTCAATGGGTAATTTCACATGCTAATGGAAAAGGGTCAGATTCATGGCTAAACAATCATGCTGATTTTACTAAATTGTTCGTTGGTGGAGAAAGTGCTGGAGCAAACATTGCTAATGACCTTGTCGTTAGAGCAGGGGTAACTAATCTCGATTCGAAAATCAAAATTTTGGGTCTTTATTTGGTTCATCCATATTTtgggattgaaaatgatccgCTGTACAAGGCTTTGAATCCGACAATTACTGGAGGATGCTTCGAAGATCCGAGGGTAAATCCTTTGATAGATCCAAGGTTGAAATCAATGGCGTGTAAGAAGGTTCTGTTTTTCTTAGCGGAGAAGGATTCTCTGAAAAAAGGAGCGATGAATTATTACGAGGGGTTGAAGAAGAGTGAATGGaatggagaaattgagataATGGAGACGAAAGACGAAGGCCATTGTTTTCATTTCTTTAATCCTAAATCGGAGAAAGCTGCTGCTCTTGTGAATAAACTAGTTGATTTCTTGAAGCAAGAGTAA